In the genome of Caulobacter flavus, the window TGGCGTGGCGCACCACGCACTTGCGGTCGATGACGAAATTGGTCGGCACGGCGTTGTCGATCTTGCCGTAGCCCTTGCCCGCCAGCCGCCGCCCGACGGGGAACGACAGCGCCGCCGAAAGGTCGCGCATGGCCTTCTCCGGCGGCGAGCTCTCGATGTTGACGGCATAGATCCGCAGGCCCTTGCCGGCCTTCTCGCGCATGTACTGGTCCAGCGCCAGCATCTCGGCCCGGCACGGCGCGCACCACGACGCCCAGTAGTTGATGACCACGACGTCGCCGAGCATGTCGGCCAGGCGATGGACGCCGTTGTTGACGGTGGCGATCGAGAACTCGGGCGCGACGTCGCCGGCGACCGCGTGCTTGGGCTTGGCCAGCGCCAGCCCCGGAACCGCCAGCCCAGCGGCCAGCCCGCCCGTCATCACGTCCCGCCGCCGCATGCCGCCCGTCCCCGATTACAGCCTGTCTGCGCGTTATCGCCCTGGTTGCTCCTGGTCAAGCTTACTCGCCCTGGCTCCCCCGGCGTTCCGCGGACCGACAAAGCGCCGTTCACACGGACAAGCAAAGCGCCTAGGCTCGCGCCATGGACCGTCACGCTTCACTCGCAGCCATGTCCTCCATCGGCCGTCGCGGCCTTTATCGCGAGGTCGAGCCGTTCTCGTTCGGCTGGCTGCCCACCGGAAGCGCCCACGAGATCTACTACGAGGAATGCGGCGCGCCGCGCGGCAAGCCGGCGGTGATCCTGCACGGCGGTCCGGGCGGGGCGATCAATCCGACCATGCGGCGGTTCTTCGACCCGTCGCGCTGGCGCATGACCCTGTTTGACCAACGCGGCTGCGGCCGCTCGCGACCGAACGCCAGTCTCGACGACAACACCACCTGGAGCCTGATCGCCGACATCGAGCGGCTGCGCGAACACCTGGGCATCGAGAAGTGGACCGTGTTCGGCGGCTCCTGGGGCTCCACCCTCGCCCTGGCCTACGCCATCAAGCACCCCGACCGCGTCGAGAGCCTGGTGCTGCGCGGCGTCTTCCTGCTGACGCGGAAGGAGCTGGCCTGGTTCTACCAGGACGGCGCCTCGATGCTGTTTCCCGACGCCTGGGAGCGGTTCCTGGCCCCGATCCCGCCCGAGGAGCGCGGCGACCTGATGGCCGCCTATCACAAGCGCCTGGTTCACCCCGACCGCCGGGTCCAGGCCGAGGCGGCCAACGCCTGGAGCCAGTGGGAGGGCGACACCATCTCGCTGCGCGGCCCCGAGGCCCGGCCG includes:
- a CDS encoding TlpA disulfide reductase family protein, encoding MRRRDVMTGGLAAGLAVPGLALAKPKHAVAGDVAPEFSIATVNNGVHRLADMLGDVVVINYWASWCAPCRAEMLALDQYMREKAGKGLRIYAVNIESSPPEKAMRDLSAALSFPVGRRLAGKGYGKIDNAVPTNFVIDRKCVVRHAKAGAFSYDSFSRLLNPLLAEPRPVEVA
- the pip gene encoding prolyl aminopeptidase, which codes for MDRHASLAAMSSIGRRGLYREVEPFSFGWLPTGSAHEIYYEECGAPRGKPAVILHGGPGGAINPTMRRFFDPSRWRMTLFDQRGCGRSRPNASLDDNTTWSLIADIERLREHLGIEKWTVFGGSWGSTLALAYAIKHPDRVESLVLRGVFLLTRKELAWFYQDGASMLFPDAWERFLAPIPPEERGDLMAAYHKRLVHPDRRVQAEAANAWSQWEGDTISLRGPEARPPKFNEEDFAIAFARIESHFFVNRGFFPQDDWILANIDAIRHIPAWIVQGRFDVVTPLASAWALHRAWPSAHFEIVWDAGHASTEPGVIDGLIRATEAAYGR